The Fragaria vesca subsp. vesca linkage group LG2, FraVesHawaii_1.0, whole genome shotgun sequence genome includes a window with the following:
- the LOC101291192 gene encoding UBX domain-containing protein 1-like — protein sequence MAVPRVNKKLLQELESMGFPTARATRALHYSGNASLEAGIDWIIDHENDPDIDQMPLVPVDIDIESPEPFHITEAMKIKAQELRDQTRKKRKEEEKKLEQQMEREREKERIRSGKEVVQAKQILEDNERKRNIASRNSEKEEEKRARERIRWKLEQDKLERRVKLGLPPGHTASAKLSIPVRGQIQKSLPVRSVAKSEHMRECLRSLRRNHKDDDARVRRAFQTLMTYVGNVAKNPDQEKFRKIRLSNPSFLDRVGSLIGGIEFLELCGFERTEAGEFLYLPRDKVDMATLYSAASELKSALTNPFFGLL from the exons ATGGCTGTTCCTCGAGTAAACAAGAAATTGCTTCAAGAGCTTGAATCTATGGGATTTCCCACAGCTCGGGCAACTCGAGCACTTCATTATTCAG GTAATGCTAGCTTAGAGGCTGGTATAGACTGGATCATTGATCACGAGAATGACCCGGACATTGATCAGATGCCCTTG GTACCAGTAGACATTGATATTGAATCTCCAGAGCCATTCCATATCACGGAGGCGATGAAAATAAAAGCACAAGAGTTGAG GGATCAAACACGCAAGAAGAGGAAAGAAGAAGAAAAGAAATTGGAACAACAAATGGAACGAGAAAGGGAGAAG GAGAGGATTCGATCTGGTAAGGAAGTCGTACAAGCAAAGCAAATCTTAGAAGACAACGAAAGAAAACG TAATATAGCGTCTCGGAATTCTGAGAAAGAGGAAGAGAAACGAGCAAGAGAGAGAATTCGCTGGAAACTAGAACAAGATAAG TTAGAAAGAAGAGTAAAGCTTGGATTACCACCAGGACACACTGCATCTGCGAAACTTTCTATACCTGTGAGGGGGCAAATCCAG AAATCATTGCCCGTCCGATCTGTTGCAAAGTCAGAACATATGAGAGAGTGTTTAAGGTCTCTAAGGCGCAACCACAAG GATGATGATGCTAGAGTACGACGAGCTTTCCAAACTCTGATGACTTATGTTGGCAATGTCGCAAAGAATCCTGATCAAGAAAAATTCCGGAAGATTAGACTCAGTAATCCGTCATTCTTG GATAGAGTTGGAAGTTTGATTGGAGGAATAGAGTTTCTTGAGCTCTGTGGGTTTGAGAGAACTGAAGCGGGAGAGTTCTTGTATCTTCCTCGCGATAAGGTTGACATGGCAACATTGTATTCCGCTGCTTCTGAACTGAAGTCTGCATTGACTAACCCGTTCTTTGGCCTTCTGTAG
- the LOC101315395 gene encoding GPI transamidase component PIG-T-like, which translates to MALLFLLLRPILLLSLFYFAPISQSQSAAGEDFSEELLLRPLPDRKVLAHFHFQSRATHSTSNGHHHHLFPKAVSQLVQKFHVKEMELSFTQGRWNYDQWGGFDPISSNNAKPPGVELWAVFDVRHEQVDDSWKNLTHALSGLFCASINFLESSTTYSAPDWGFRPDSGSLRYGSLPREAVCTENLTPWLKLLPCRDKAGLSTLMDRPSIYKGFYHSQRLHLTSSKFEPEGGGSGIVLEQTLTVVLQPSSQRTGRSYSHETNLQPSWSLTSIFGRKVSGRCVLAKSSIVYLQLDGSLVAELDSLQKENKISGADKYISEGVGRNACFEVSVKPDRVLEELKGLEKKNPSVLYEFSVDKYNESRPFDLGLTWKVPVAWSCQKAPLHVSRFLMGSGNERGAIAVSLRSTELTDELLHTETSEGRCKLEVKVFQVVPWYIKVYFHTLQVYVNEQPQAVSDVVEKMRVSPSIDKVSPGVMEMILKFPCGMKSAAITLDFDKGFLHIDEYPPDANQGFDIPSAIISFPNFHTSMQFLKDDSTDKSAILSKFKENSAILAYTEVLLVPLTTPDFSMPYNVITITCTVCALYFGSLLNVLRRRVGEEERLEKKEKEPGLLRQLLFKLYAKISGRPLEPVESTSTSSSSSRSKLWFIILVAGIAVFWQVYYG; encoded by the exons ATGGCCCTTCTCTTCCTTCTTCTCAGACCCATCCTCCTACTCTCCCTCTTCTATTTCGCCCCAATTTCTCAATCCCAATCGGCCGCCGGCGAAGATTTCTCGGAGGAGTTACTTCTGAGGCCCTTGCCGGATCGGAAAGTGCTCGCCCACTTCCACTTCCAAAGCCGCGCCACTCATTCCACCTCCAATGGTCATCACCACCACCTCTTCCCCAAAGCCGTTTCTCAGCTG GTTCAGAAATTTCATGTTAAGGAAATGGAGTTATCTTTCACGCAAGGTCGCTGGAACTATGATCAGTGGGGTGGGTTCGATCCCATATCAAGCAACAATGCCAAACCTCCAGGAGTTGAGTTGTGGGCTGTATTTGATGTCCGTCATGAACAGGTGGATGATTCCTGGAAGAATTTGACCCATGCTCTTTCAGGTCTCTTTTGCGCTTCAATAAACTTTCTAGAATCTTCTACAACATATTCTGCTCCTGACTGGGGTTTTCGCCCGGATTCAGGCAGCCTGAGGTATGGTTCATTGCCCCGTGAGGCTGTTTGCACTGAGAACCTAACACCCTGGCTGAAGCTCCTTCCTTGTCGAGATAAAGCTGGGCTATCTACATTAATGGATAGACCATCTATCTACAAGGGGTTTTATCATTCACAGCGGTTGCACTTGACATCAAGTAAATTTGAACCAGAGGGTGGAGGCTCCGGAATTGTCCTGGAACAAACACTCACAGTGGTTTTACAGCCTTCTAGTCAGAGAACTGGGAGGAGCTATTCTCATGAGACAAATTTGCAACCCAGCTGGTCCTTGACTTCAATTTTCGGAAGGAAGGTCAGTGGTAGATGTGTTCTTGCCAAGTCTTCCATTGTATACCTTCAGCTTGATGGCAGTCTAGTTGCTGAACTGGATAGTTTGCAGAAAGAAAATAAGATATCTGGTGCTGATAAATATATATCTGAAGGTGTTGGGAGAAACGCTTGCTTTGAAGTATCTGTTAAGCCTGATAGGGTGTTAGAAGAACTGAAAGGCCTTGAAAAAAAGAACCCATCTGTTCTATATGAATTTTCTGTTGACAAGTACAATGAGTCTCGGCCGTTTGATTTAGGCCTAACTTGGAAGGTTCCTGTAGCTTGGTCCTGTCAGAAAGCACCATTACATGTTAGTAGGTTCTTGATGGGAAGTGGGAATGAAAGGGGCGCAATTGCAGTATCCTTGAGATCTACAGAATTGACTGATGAGCTCTTGCATACTGAAACGAGTGAAGGCAGGTGCAAATTGGAAGTAAAAGTTTTTCAGGTCGTGCCTTGGTATATCAAGGTTTATTTTCATACACTGCAAGTGTATGTTAATGAACAACCTCAAGCAGTTTCAGATGTTGTTGAAAAGATGCGTGTTTCTCCCTCTATAGACAAGGTGTCACCTGGGGTTATGGAGATGATTCTGAAATTCCCATGTGGAATGAAATCAGCCGCAATAACTTTAGACTTTGATAAG GGGTTTTTGCATATTGATGAATATCCTCCAGATGCCAATCAGGGATTTGATATTCCATCAGCCATAATAAGCTTTCCCAACTTCCATACAAGTATGCAGTTTTTGAAAGATGATTCTACAGATAAGTCAGCCATCTTATCAAAATTTAAG GAAAACAGCGCTATTCTGGCGTACACAGAAGTATTACTGGTACCCTTGACAACTCCCGATTTTAGCATGCCATACAATGTTATCACAATCACATGTACTGTATGTGCTTTGTATTTTGGTTCCTTGCTAAATGTACTTCGAAGACGGGTTGGTGAGGAGGAAAGATTGGAGAAGAAAG AGAAGGAACCTGGTCTGCTTCGTCAGCTGCTATTTAAGCTGTATGCCAAGATCAGTGGGAGACCATTGGAGCCAGTTGAGTCAACATCCACTTCATCATCCTCCAGCCGTTCAAAACTATGGTTCATTATACTAGTGGCTGGAATTGCTGTCTTTTGGCAAGTTTATTATGGATGA
- the LOC101290915 gene encoding uncharacterized protein LOC101290915, which yields MSENKARPISLFCPSVPSTARVLVSPEQRLDLGSIARTFGLDPSTVKLNGHFISRGPDLVACSVTWKSLLSFFSAKGLFTGENDASPLVVDGKLCKVGNKRRGHDGVKTIGYVTEDQDSKLVSSKKTRTSDPGCGVPNYNGICSKRKQLLEDVNLIKKLKINDTNPDNQGRSRDVCNSISNTKSQFRCSYSSGRVKRMREDEAVEVSHCKKMR from the exons ATGTCCGAAAACAAAGCCAGACCGATCAGCCTCTTCTGCCCCTCGGTGCCGAGCACAGCCCGAGTTCTGGTGTCTCCGGAGCAGAGGCTGGACTTGGGCTCCATAGCCCGGACGTTTGGGCTCGACCCTTCGACGGTGAAGCTCAACGGCCACTTCATCAGCAGAGGACCCGACCTCGTCGCCTGCTCCGTCACATGGAAGTCCCTCCTCTCTTTCTTCTCCGCCAAGGGACTCTTTACCGGCGAAAACGACGCCTCCCCACTTGTCGTTGACGGCAAGCTCTGCAAAGTCGGCAACAAGCGTA GAGGGCATGATGGTGTAAAGACTATTGGGTATGTGACTGAAGACCAAGATAGTAAGCTGGTCAGTAGTAAAAAGACCAGGACCAGTGACCCAG GATGTGGAGTGCCCAACTACAATGGCATTTGCTCCAAGAGAAAGCAATTGCTGGAGGATGTAAACTTGATCAAGAAGCTAAAGATCAATGATACTAATCCCG ATAACCAAGGAAGAAGTAGAGACGTATGCAACAGTATCTCAAACACGAAATCCCAATTTAGGTGCAGCTACTCAAGTGGACGAGTGAAGCGGATGAGAGAAGATGAAGCAGTCGAAGTTTCGCATTGCAAAAAGATGAGATGA